A genomic stretch from Methanobacterium sp. includes:
- the gatB gene encoding Asp-tRNA(Asn)/Glu-tRNA(Gln) amidotransferase subunit GatB has product MKCGLEIHVQLETDSKLFCDCHTNYQEAAANSNICYVCLNQPGAKPYPPNESAMNGAIKIALMLGCKIAENETYFMRKHYDYPDLSSGYQRTSIPIGYEGNLNGVRIREVHIEEDPGQYKPDTGVVDFNRSGIPLIEIVTEPDMKSPEEARNFLRELIRVLEYSGSARGEGTMRADVNISLEGGKRAEIKNVNSIRGAYKALKYEIVRQKNLIRRGVEIKQETRAFLESQMITVSMRLKEEADDYRYIPDPDLPPMMAEDEQIEGIREAMPEPPHIKAERFIDEYKIEEEYAKVMTSELALADAFEEIVKKVEPSFAAVWMRDELKRVLNYNKISFDESHIKTEDIVELLQMIKDKKITPKAAKKIIEKMPENNEHPSKIAENMGLIGVSDEESVMNAVKQAIDENPQAVSDYHEGKKSAMNFLIGQVMRLTRGKADPGETSKFLRDALAK; this is encoded by the coding sequence AACCAGCCTGGTGCAAAGCCATATCCACCAAATGAATCAGCAATGAATGGTGCAATTAAAATAGCTTTAATGCTTGGATGTAAGATAGCAGAAAATGAAACCTACTTCATGAGGAAGCATTATGATTATCCTGATCTTTCATCTGGTTATCAGCGAACATCCATCCCCATAGGATATGAAGGTAATCTTAATGGTGTGAGAATTCGTGAAGTTCACATTGAAGAAGATCCGGGCCAATACAAACCAGATACAGGAGTAGTGGATTTTAACCGGTCTGGAATTCCTCTTATTGAAATTGTAACCGAACCTGATATGAAATCACCAGAAGAAGCTAGGAATTTCCTAAGAGAGCTTATAAGAGTCCTGGAATATAGTGGCAGTGCTCGTGGTGAGGGAACCATGCGTGCAGATGTCAACATATCCCTTGAAGGCGGTAAAAGAGCCGAAATCAAGAATGTAAACTCTATAAGGGGTGCGTATAAGGCTCTTAAATATGAAATTGTAAGACAAAAGAATCTCATTAGAAGAGGAGTAGAAATAAAACAGGAAACAAGAGCATTTCTTGAATCCCAGATGATTACAGTTTCTATGCGTCTTAAAGAAGAAGCTGACGATTATAGATATATACCTGATCCTGATCTCCCGCCAATGATGGCAGAAGATGAGCAAATTGAAGGTATAAGAGAAGCTATGCCTGAACCACCTCATATTAAGGCAGAAAGGTTCATTGACGAATATAAAATTGAAGAAGAATATGCAAAAGTTATGACTTCTGAATTAGCACTGGCAGATGCATTTGAAGAAATTGTAAAGAAAGTTGAACCTTCATTTGCAGCCGTATGGATGAGAGATGAGCTTAAAAGAGTACTTAATTACAATAAAATAAGTTTTGATGAAAGCCACATAAAAACAGAAGATATTGTAGAGCTTCTACAAATGATAAAGGATAAAAAAATCACTCCTAAGGCTGCTAAGAAGATAATTGAGAAAATGCCTGAAAATAATGAGCATCCATCCAAAATAGCTGAAAATATGGGTTTAATTGGAGTAAGTGATGAAGAAAGTGTTATGAATGCTGTAAAACAGGCCATTGATGAAAATCCTCAAGCAGTCTCTGATTATCATGAAGGTAAAAAAAGCGCCATGAATTTCTTGATAGGGCAAGTTATGAGACTTACACGTGGGAAAGCTGATCCTGGTGAAACTTCTAAGTTTTTAAGAGACGCTTTAGCTAAATAA